A genomic window from Fibrobacterota bacterium includes:
- a CDS encoding DUF3631 domain-containing protein has translation MTVDQALEAKLEAKRKEAAAPGLVVVPNASGTESDPEALNAEVRRLASMPRIEYAQARENAAKRLGVGKGALDQAVRAAQREEQEATAKSGALTFPEVIPWGERVDGVALLSAIRDTVRDFIVCEDETAVAVALWSAFTWFVDVAKVAPIAIITAPEKQCGKTQLLDIMGKLARRPLPVSNITAAALFRVIEQATPTLLIDEADSFLARSDDLRGIINSGHSRTSAQLIRTVGDDHEPKVFSTWGAKVICGIGKLAETIMDRGIILELRRKLPTEQTKRLRHADPERFATLCAKLARWSDDNSEVVRRARPDLPDALNDREQDSWEPLLAIADLAGGIWPELARSTARRLSEKNAENTVSTGAELLADIREVFQSRGEDKLSTKSLLADLTKDEEKSWATFNRGLPMKPPQLAKRLSGYGISPGTIRTFEGTPKGYRLEQFKEAFDRYLKSGTPEV, from the coding sequence ATGACAGTGGATCAAGCACTCGAAGCGAAACTCGAAGCGAAGAGGAAGGAAGCGGCGGCGCCTGGGCTGGTGGTGGTGCCCAACGCAAGCGGGACAGAATCCGATCCGGAAGCGTTGAATGCGGAGGTTCGGCGCCTGGCATCCATGCCGCGAATCGAATACGCTCAAGCTCGAGAGAATGCAGCGAAGCGGCTGGGAGTAGGGAAAGGCGCCCTCGATCAAGCCGTAAGAGCTGCGCAGCGCGAAGAACAGGAAGCGACCGCCAAAAGTGGCGCCCTGACATTCCCGGAGGTGATCCCCTGGGGGGAGCGGGTGGACGGTGTGGCCTTGCTCTCTGCGATTCGGGACACGGTGCGGGACTTCATCGTGTGCGAGGATGAAACGGCGGTGGCGGTCGCTCTTTGGTCGGCCTTCACCTGGTTTGTGGACGTGGCGAAGGTTGCGCCCATTGCGATCATCACGGCCCCTGAAAAGCAGTGCGGGAAGACGCAGTTGCTCGACATCATGGGCAAGCTTGCGCGGCGCCCGTTGCCCGTCTCGAACATCACGGCGGCGGCGTTGTTTCGGGTGATCGAGCAGGCAACGCCCACGCTCTTGATTGACGAAGCGGATTCCTTCCTTGCCCGATCGGACGATCTGCGCGGAATCATCAATTCGGGCCACTCCCGGACATCCGCACAATTGATCCGGACCGTGGGCGATGACCACGAACCCAAGGTGTTTTCCACCTGGGGGGCGAAGGTGATCTGTGGAATCGGGAAGCTTGCGGAAACAATCATGGATCGGGGAATCATCCTCGAGCTTCGGCGCAAGCTGCCAACGGAACAAACCAAACGCTTGCGTCACGCTGACCCGGAGAGATTCGCAACCCTTTGTGCAAAGCTCGCCCGATGGAGCGACGACAATTCAGAGGTAGTCCGACGCGCTCGCCCTGACCTGCCCGATGCATTGAACGACCGGGAACAGGATTCCTGGGAACCACTCCTGGCCATCGCTGACCTTGCGGGTGGAATCTGGCCGGAGCTTGCCCGATCTACTGCGCGGCGCCTTTCGGAGAAGAACGCAGAGAACACGGTGAGCACGGGGGCGGAATTGCTGGCCGACATTCGGGAGGTGTTTCAATCGAGGGGAGAGGACAAGCTTTCCACAAAATCCCTTTTGGCGGACCTGACCAAAGATGAGGAAAAGTCCTGGGCAACCTTCAACCGAGGGTTGCCGATGAAGCCGCCACAATTAGCGAAGAGGCTGAGTGGATACGGAATATCTCCTGGCACGATCCGAACCTTTGAGGGAACCCCGAAGGGTTACAGACTCGAGCAATTCAAAGAGGCTTTCGACCGATACCTCAAATCTGGCACACCCGAGGTTTGA
- a CDS encoding 30S ribosomal protein S21, with protein sequence MTGVIVRANESFEKALRRFTKTCEKTGIISDVKKGQYYEKPCESRKRRENAARRKAVKENSARNRGY encoded by the coding sequence ATGACCGGCGTCATTGTCCGTGCCAACGAATCGTTCGAAAAGGCTCTTCGCCGCTTCACCAAGACTTGCGAGAAGACCGGGATCATCTCCGACGTCAAGAAGGGCCAGTACTACGAGAAGCCCTGCGAAAGCCGCAAGCGTCGCGAAAACGCCGCCCGTCGCAAGGCCGTGAAGGAAAACTCCGCGCGCAACCGGGGCTATTGA
- a CDS encoding protein kinase — MTDFGQESRPRPAANRLLELSPGQRLGRYEILGEIGAGGMATVYKARDVELQRVVALKVLPGTLTRDEKFVTRFLHEARTVARLQHPSIVQVHDIGQDRGAWYISMEMIEGKNLSEYQREETPALEQSVRIAAEVAEAIAYTHEHGVMHRDLKPSNVLMRNDLPVVIDFGLAKDLSMSGGASLTSEGEMIGSPSYMSPEQARGGEIDRTTDICSLGILLYELISFKNPYLDPRSFHQTVVNVIGADPVPLRQLCPWVDQDLSAVVQKAMARERSDRYATIGAFAADLRSWLSGRPVSVRRPTLGRRLKHWAHDHARALWIAGGILMAVAGLSTWWGVQDSLSKPSWTVSIEETFDSPTPNLEFKSFRLNDPSDTAGAVSQDWKVDEGRLVCRATGYSMTRSTKEFPGDVRLEFEITGLAGTNHDFNAYLCGESPQEGARFILGRSGTNQAGIEAGPEIRWLPRQVFLKPNHTYNVSIERDREMLRLEVDGKLLEERPLVQPLLPKGGCHLGFSTWNGNLSIDNIRVRRRAVPLRPEPTVVADAFLDIGELDRAMDAYRLVAQAYPSHPSAQEARLKLGTVLLARKQLAQAKDLFEEVALKPANRDLRARALLLRSHAERNVGDGTQSLKILQVLADESPDNPTVIAGIQLQLDRMEPCLDLSQPMFFGCSSDGETVLRALAHAVPSHQSQFGPQHLRFAEALRLWAGIAADTGFLVTALQFTNYYQRSSPEIAAGLTIVKAKHLRDMKKLDESMELLRQIAQSETFPKAVRARREAMLELGKTHAWEGRPAEAEKWFRQITEDPASDPDLVSQATFEWGIATILARRDAKPRWEAILQSEGASWLLRQSASFLLGRIDEGVLKTSFSGASVPATDVPLLCALLALQKNDLVVWHQRVDDYVRGFPWSTDLWELRRVSQWANNRTPRPPEASR, encoded by the coding sequence ATGACCGACTTTGGCCAGGAGAGTCGTCCGAGACCGGCCGCGAACCGGCTTTTGGAGCTGTCTCCTGGCCAACGATTGGGCAGATACGAGATCCTCGGTGAAATCGGCGCGGGTGGCATGGCCACCGTGTACAAGGCACGGGACGTGGAGCTGCAGCGGGTGGTCGCCCTCAAGGTCCTGCCCGGCACGCTGACCCGCGACGAGAAATTCGTCACGCGCTTTTTGCACGAGGCCCGCACGGTGGCGCGGCTCCAACACCCGAGCATCGTGCAAGTCCACGACATCGGACAAGACAGGGGCGCCTGGTACATCTCCATGGAGATGATCGAGGGAAAGAATCTGTCGGAGTACCAGCGCGAGGAAACCCCCGCGTTGGAACAATCGGTGCGGATCGCCGCGGAAGTGGCGGAAGCGATCGCCTACACCCACGAACACGGGGTGATGCATCGCGACCTGAAGCCGTCCAACGTCCTGATGCGCAACGACCTTCCCGTGGTCATCGATTTCGGGTTGGCCAAGGATCTATCGATGTCCGGCGGCGCCTCGCTCACCAGCGAAGGCGAGATGATCGGTTCTCCTTCCTACATGAGCCCGGAACAGGCCCGAGGCGGCGAGATCGACCGGACCACCGACATCTGCTCGTTGGGAATCCTGCTCTACGAGCTGATTTCCTTCAAGAACCCCTATCTGGATCCGCGCTCGTTCCATCAAACCGTGGTCAACGTGATCGGCGCCGACCCGGTTCCCCTGCGGCAGCTCTGCCCCTGGGTAGACCAAGATTTGTCCGCCGTGGTCCAAAAGGCGATGGCCCGGGAACGTTCCGACCGCTATGCCACCATCGGCGCGTTCGCGGCGGATTTGCGCTCGTGGTTGTCGGGAAGGCCGGTCTCGGTGCGCCGCCCCACGTTGGGCCGCAGGCTCAAACACTGGGCGCACGACCACGCCCGCGCGCTGTGGATCGCCGGTGGAATCCTGATGGCGGTCGCCGGATTGTCCACCTGGTGGGGCGTCCAGGACAGCCTTTCCAAGCCATCCTGGACCGTTTCCATCGAAGAGACCTTCGACTCCCCCACCCCGAATCTCGAGTTCAAATCCTTCCGGCTCAACGACCCCAGCGACACGGCGGGTGCGGTCTCCCAAGATTGGAAGGTGGACGAGGGACGGTTGGTTTGCCGTGCCACGGGCTATTCCATGACCCGCTCGACCAAGGAATTCCCGGGGGACGTGCGGTTGGAATTCGAGATCACCGGCCTGGCGGGGACCAACCACGATTTCAACGCCTACCTGTGCGGTGAATCCCCCCAGGAGGGAGCCCGGTTCATCCTGGGTCGCAGCGGAACCAACCAAGCCGGAATCGAAGCGGGTCCGGAAATCCGCTGGCTCCCGCGCCAGGTCTTCCTCAAGCCAAACCACACCTACAACGTGTCCATCGAGCGTGATCGGGAAATGCTGCGGTTGGAGGTGGACGGCAAGCTCCTCGAGGAGCGCCCCCTGGTCCAGCCTCTTCTGCCCAAAGGCGGATGCCACCTGGGTTTTTCCACCTGGAACGGCAACCTCTCCATCGACAACATCCGCGTGCGCCGACGCGCCGTGCCCTTGCGCCCCGAACCCACCGTGGTCGCCGATGCGTTCTTGGATATCGGAGAGCTGGATCGTGCGATGGATGCCTACCGGCTGGTCGCGCAGGCCTATCCCTCGCACCCCTCCGCGCAGGAAGCGCGGCTGAAACTGGGCACCGTTCTGCTTGCGCGCAAGCAATTGGCCCAAGCCAAGGATCTGTTCGAAGAGGTGGCCCTCAAGCCGGCCAATCGCGACCTCCGAGCCCGGGCGCTCCTTCTGCGCAGCCACGCCGAGCGCAATGTCGGCGACGGCACCCAATCGCTCAAGATCTTGCAGGTGCTGGCCGACGAATCACCCGACAATCCCACCGTGATCGCTGGCATCCAGTTGCAACTGGACCGAATGGAGCCTTGTCTGGATTTGTCCCAGCCCATGTTCTTCGGATGTTCCAGCGACGGAGAAACGGTCCTGCGGGCACTGGCCCATGCCGTTCCCTCGCACCAAAGCCAATTCGGCCCCCAGCATCTTCGCTTCGCCGAAGCGTTGCGCCTGTGGGCGGGGATCGCAGCGGACACCGGTTTTCTGGTGACGGCGCTGCAGTTCACCAACTACTACCAGCGGTCCTCGCCTGAAATCGCCGCAGGCTTGACCATCGTGAAGGCCAAGCACCTGCGGGACATGAAAAAGCTCGACGAGTCGATGGAATTGCTCCGCCAGATCGCCCAATCCGAAACCTTTCCGAAGGCCGTGCGAGCCCGACGCGAGGCCATGCTGGAATTGGGCAAGACCCACGCCTGGGAAGGCCGGCCGGCCGAAGCCGAAAAATGGTTCCGACAGATCACGGAAGACCCCGCTTCCGACCCCGATCTGGTCAGCCAGGCCACCTTCGAATGGGGCATCGCCACGATCCTCGCGCGCCGGGACGCCAAGCCTCGCTGGGAAGCCATCCTCCAGTCCGAAGGCGCCTCGTGGTTGCTGCGCCAATCCGCCTCTTTCCTGCTGGGCCGCATCGACGAAGGCGTCCTCAAGACCTCCTTCAGCGGCGCCTCGGTGCCGGCCACCGATGTCCCATTGCTTTGCGCCCTGTTGGCCCTCCAAAAAAACGACCTGGTGGTCTGGCATCAGAGGGTGGACGATTACGTGCGCGGATTCCCCTGGTCGACCGATCTTTGGGAACTGCGCCGCGTCTCGCAGTGGGCGAACAACCGCACCCCACGGCCCCCGGAAGCCTCGCGCTGA
- a CDS encoding response regulator, with translation MSRILVVDDESAIRWTLRDLLASCGHEVVEAFDGQDGLEKALAEPFDLVVSDISMPRLSGIELLKQLETACPLTHRVLLTAHSLEEYIDLLVGNNLSCVLTKSVPFPVDELLSTVDALLTRQIFGIERHLSEVLSRSKMTIQNHHEMVHACDSLSEVASSRRRHHLLTVLNEMVTNAIYYGAMNLPGDQKETWHHDFQIPLEMAVEVELAEGPDRKVISILDHGGRLERKTVLHWLHRQMSQDQNGLPLGIFDNHGRGFFISRTFSDRLSISIERGKRCEITMVLYNDSPPLGEKPLVILEI, from the coding sequence ATGTCGCGCATTTTGGTGGTGGACGACGAGTCGGCGATCCGATGGACGCTTCGCGATCTCCTGGCCAGTTGTGGCCATGAGGTGGTGGAAGCCTTCGATGGCCAGGATGGCCTTGAAAAGGCCTTGGCCGAGCCGTTCGACCTCGTCGTGTCGGACATCTCCATGCCGAGGCTTTCCGGGATCGAGCTTCTGAAGCAGCTTGAAACCGCCTGCCCGCTCACCCACCGGGTCCTTTTGACCGCCCATTCCCTGGAGGAGTACATCGACCTCCTGGTGGGAAACAATTTGTCCTGTGTGCTCACCAAATCGGTGCCTTTTCCCGTCGACGAACTGCTATCCACCGTCGACGCGTTGCTGACGCGGCAAATTTTCGGCATCGAACGGCATCTGTCCGAAGTTTTGAGCCGTTCCAAGATGACCATCCAAAACCACCACGAGATGGTGCACGCTTGCGATTCATTGAGCGAGGTCGCCTCCAGCCGTCGTCGGCATCATCTGCTCACGGTGCTCAACGAAATGGTGACCAACGCGATCTACTACGGTGCGATGAACCTTCCGGGCGACCAGAAGGAAACCTGGCACCACGACTTCCAGATCCCCCTGGAAATGGCGGTGGAGGTCGAGCTCGCCGAGGGACCCGACCGGAAGGTGATTTCCATTCTCGACCATGGAGGTCGGCTGGAGCGCAAAACCGTCCTGCACTGGCTTCATCGACAGATGAGCCAAGACCAGAACGGACTGCCGCTGGGCATCTTCGACAACCACGGCAGAGGATTTTTCATCTCCCGCACCTTCTCCGACCGGCTCTCGATTTCCATCGAGCGCGGCAAGCGGTGCGAGATCACCATGGTGCTTTACAACGACTCGCCGCCGCTGGGCGAAAAGCCGTTGGTGATCCTGGAGATCTGA
- a CDS encoding GatB/YqeY domain-containing protein, whose amino-acid sequence MSVFLKLQEDVKEAMKARDQEKLLALRTLTSDIKKITIDAGRREPTDDDCVAAVTKAIKQREDAASQMDAGGRPELAERERTQADLFRNYQPAQLTPEELEVLVREAIATVGATSRKEMGKVMGVVSPKTKGRADGKSVQALVQALLPA is encoded by the coding sequence ATGTCCGTCTTCCTGAAACTCCAGGAGGACGTGAAGGAAGCCATGAAGGCACGCGACCAGGAAAAGCTCCTGGCCCTGCGGACTCTCACTTCCGACATCAAGAAGATCACCATCGATGCGGGCCGACGCGAGCCCACCGATGACGATTGCGTCGCTGCCGTGACCAAAGCGATCAAGCAACGGGAAGACGCCGCATCCCAGATGGATGCGGGTGGGCGGCCCGAACTCGCCGAGCGCGAGCGGACCCAAGCGGATCTTTTCCGCAACTACCAGCCTGCACAGCTGACACCTGAGGAACTCGAAGTCTTGGTGCGCGAGGCCATCGCCACTGTGGGAGCCACCTCCCGCAAGGAAATGGGCAAGGTGATGGGCGTCGTTTCTCCCAAGACCAAGGGTCGCGCAGACGGCAAGTCCGTCCAGGCGTTGGTCCAGGCTCTTCTACCCGCCTGA
- a CDS encoding AlpA family transcriptional regulator — MEQKPSTALSRLAASRGITLPTVPKASPTAAPSRLVRRPEVEGLTGLPKSTLYDYLQAGTFPPPVKLSARSVAWHLSEVQAWIDSRVSARPNQKAA, encoded by the coding sequence ATGGAACAGAAACCGTCTACCGCTCTTTCCCGCCTGGCCGCTTCGCGTGGAATCACTCTGCCCACGGTGCCCAAGGCTTCGCCCACGGCGGCGCCCTCGCGCCTGGTCCGACGCCCGGAGGTGGAGGGCTTGACCGGCCTCCCGAAGTCCACCTTGTACGACTACCTGCAAGCCGGAACATTCCCCCCTCCCGTGAAGCTGTCCGCTCGGTCGGTCGCCTGGCATCTTTCCGAGGTGCAAGCCTGGATCGACTCCCGGGTGTCCGCTCGCCCTAACCAGAAGGCGGCGTAA
- a CDS encoding ArsR family transcriptional regulator, which yields MSSASLTTPAASQFVESWGSLGVLWGLNRSMARIHALFLVTDEPIELDQVARVLNISRGNASMCLKELRNWGVIQRVHKTGDRQDYYVAEPDVWTTFFRIAVERKKREFDPALNNLRHLLAEEDFSDSPKTQKRLEEMEELFSTANTILGALLANETAGRKALGLLKRVLPKS from the coding sequence ATGAGTTCCGCTTCGCTGACCACTCCCGCCGCCTCCCAGTTCGTCGAAAGCTGGGGTTCGTTGGGAGTTTTGTGGGGGCTCAACCGTTCGATGGCCCGTATCCATGCCTTGTTTCTGGTGACCGACGAGCCCATCGAATTGGACCAGGTGGCCCGTGTGCTGAACATCAGTCGCGGCAACGCCAGCATGTGCCTGAAGGAGCTACGCAACTGGGGCGTGATCCAGCGGGTCCACAAGACCGGGGACCGCCAGGACTACTACGTGGCCGAGCCCGATGTCTGGACCACGTTCTTCCGGATCGCCGTGGAGCGGAAAAAGCGCGAGTTCGACCCAGCCCTGAACAACCTGCGGCACCTGCTCGCAGAGGAAGACTTCAGCGATTCCCCGAAGACCCAAAAGCGTCTGGAAGAGATGGAAGAGCTGTTTTCCACGGCCAACACCATCCTTGGAGCCCTGCTGGCCAACGAGACGGCTGGCCGCAAAGCACTGGGTCTGCTCAAGCGCGTCCTCCCGAAATCCTGA
- a CDS encoding amidohydrolase, which produces MDHLRLGLVQYAPLWCDREASRSKIESLLGDHPNVDLLVFPEMTLTGFAMDPTATTLASEDHAFFRELAIRHHTGVVYCGVVDGFNRATLLGRDGQKLGIYDKRHLFSLGHEADHYGAGEVCPTWNFETWRIRPAICYDLRFPYHFWKNAEEVDLVLVSACWPGSRETHWRALMLSRAIENQVWVAGVNRIGEEPTLKYHGASMVLEPSGKQVLEAGGEEGLFVATISHEANRLVRHRFPFLKDRQEN; this is translated from the coding sequence ATGGACCATCTGCGCTTGGGGCTTGTCCAGTACGCCCCCCTCTGGTGCGACCGCGAGGCGAGCCGCTCGAAGATCGAATCCCTGCTGGGCGACCACCCCAACGTCGACCTTCTGGTGTTCCCGGAAATGACCTTGACAGGTTTTGCCATGGATCCGACAGCGACGACGCTCGCCTCCGAGGACCACGCCTTCTTCCGGGAGCTGGCGATCCGCCACCACACCGGGGTGGTGTACTGCGGCGTGGTCGACGGCTTCAACCGCGCCACCTTGCTGGGGCGCGACGGACAGAAACTGGGTATCTACGACAAACGCCACCTGTTTTCGCTGGGACACGAAGCGGACCACTACGGGGCGGGCGAGGTCTGCCCCACTTGGAACTTCGAGACCTGGCGCATCCGTCCGGCCATCTGCTACGACCTTCGGTTTCCCTACCACTTTTGGAAAAACGCCGAGGAAGTGGACCTGGTCCTGGTTTCCGCCTGCTGGCCAGGATCTCGGGAGACCCATTGGCGCGCCTTGATGCTTTCGCGGGCCATCGAAAACCAAGTGTGGGTGGCGGGGGTCAATCGCATCGGCGAAGAACCCACCCTGAAGTACCACGGAGCGTCCATGGTGCTGGAGCCTTCCGGCAAGCAGGTTTTGGAGGCCGGGGGTGAGGAAGGGCTGTTCGTGGCGACCATTTCCCACGAGGCCAACCGCCTGGTGCGCCACCGGTTTCCGTTTTTGAAGGACCGTCAGGAGAACTGA
- a CDS encoding RluA family pseudouridine synthase, whose amino-acid sequence MSTVTESKARTEFPVPEGDAGQRLDRYLRRVLPEVPLSRIFSLLRKGDVRVDGKRAKQEMRLEAGMRITVNVPPDELRKAPDSTSGMGGLRTKVGIIFEDDDILVIDKPAGMSVHPGTGTPPGTTLIERVQQDLGRSPSVFQPALAHRLDRGTSGVVVVAKTRKLLLDVQKQIQSKQASKEYLALVEGVPDRAKGVVSDRLERIDSRDRGAKSVIAQDGEGVEAETRWKIRKRFPGYALLEVQILSGRLHQIRAHMASIGHPIAGDDRYGHAKTLGLKRPFLHASRLGLRLWGREVWFDAPLPADLEAILARIGSP is encoded by the coding sequence ATGAGTACCGTGACGGAAAGCAAGGCCAGGACAGAATTTCCCGTACCGGAGGGAGATGCAGGACAGCGGCTGGACCGCTACTTGCGCCGTGTGCTTCCCGAAGTTCCGCTTTCCCGGATTTTCAGCCTGTTGCGCAAGGGCGATGTTCGTGTCGACGGAAAACGCGCCAAACAGGAAATGCGGCTGGAAGCGGGCATGCGGATCACGGTCAATGTCCCGCCGGACGAACTTCGCAAGGCACCGGATTCCACCTCCGGCATGGGGGGGTTGCGCACCAAGGTCGGGATCATTTTCGAAGACGACGACATTCTGGTGATCGACAAACCCGCCGGCATGTCGGTGCATCCCGGGACGGGCACGCCGCCGGGAACCACCCTGATCGAACGGGTCCAGCAGGATCTGGGACGCTCGCCGAGCGTGTTCCAGCCCGCACTGGCCCATCGACTCGACCGAGGAACCTCGGGAGTGGTGGTGGTGGCCAAGACGCGCAAACTCTTGTTGGACGTTCAAAAGCAGATCCAGTCCAAACAGGCCTCGAAGGAATATCTGGCCCTGGTGGAAGGCGTTCCGGACCGTGCCAAGGGCGTGGTCAGCGACCGGCTCGAACGGATCGACTCGCGCGACCGGGGCGCCAAATCCGTGATCGCCCAGGATGGTGAAGGCGTGGAAGCGGAAACCCGCTGGAAGATCCGCAAACGTTTTCCCGGATACGCATTGCTGGAAGTCCAGATTTTGTCAGGACGGCTCCATCAGATCCGGGCCCACATGGCGTCGATCGGCCACCCCATCGCGGGAGATGATCGCTACGGCCACGCCAAGACCCTCGGGCTCAAACGGCCGTTTCTCCATGCCTCCCGGCTTGGATTGCGTCTTTGGGGTCGCGAAGTCTGGTTCGACGCCCCGCTGCCGGCCGACCTCGAAGCCATCCTCGCGAGAATCGGCTCGCCATGA
- a CDS encoding 2-phospho-L-lactate guanylyltransferase, with amino-acid sequence MNEMVFSVTLEEDGGFVARCLQQPIFTEADTWEGLCQAVVEAVTAWHFDRHVPERVRLHLVRDEVFTLA; translated from the coding sequence ATGAACGAAATGGTGTTCAGCGTGACGCTGGAGGAGGACGGCGGCTTCGTGGCTCGATGCCTGCAACAGCCGATCTTCACCGAGGCGGACACATGGGAGGGCCTGTGCCAAGCGGTCGTGGAGGCGGTCACGGCTTGGCATTTCGACCGGCATGTCCCGGAGCGCGTTCGATTGCACTTGGTTCGCGACGAGGTTTTCACCCTAGCCTGA
- a CDS encoding integrase arm-type DNA-binding domain-containing protein, which produces MPKLAQPLTDADFRNAKPGGQKPPSLWKSPTVPEQFPSDECMVPDGKGLNLRVRTISEDPPECSKVWIFRYRFGGKEKNLAIKGGYPSVSLKQARAEAERMRGMVSRGEDPGSVRKAGQEEEARRLADVRKAESVQANTFEKLAREFSSRAGDHLDPQYAQLKLRQLEKNVFPWIGARPIAELRAPDILTPLRLVEDRGARESAHRILGFCGEIFRYAVSLGVLDSDPTRDLRGVLKKPIETHFAALTNPEEVGALLRAVAGYTGNMETRVALRLGILTFVRPGNLRMAEWSEFHNLDTPDRAEWRIPGEKMKVRTGRAFVVPLARQAVDLVERLRPLTGSGVYLFPSPRPSKPPRPMSNNTVNAALRRMGFESDEMTGHGVRAMARTLCHEALGFAPEVLEEQLAHGKAGPLGGAYDRTTHMPERRRLMQAWADYLDTLERGEG; this is translated from the coding sequence ATGCCCAAGCTCGCCCAACCATTAACCGATGCGGACTTCCGGAATGCCAAGCCGGGAGGGCAGAAGCCCCCAAGCCTTTGGAAGAGCCCGACCGTTCCGGAGCAATTCCCTTCCGATGAGTGCATGGTTCCCGACGGAAAGGGCCTGAATCTTCGGGTGCGGACCATTTCGGAGGATCCGCCCGAATGCTCGAAAGTTTGGATCTTCCGGTACCGCTTCGGGGGTAAGGAAAAGAACCTGGCGATCAAAGGCGGGTATCCATCCGTCTCTTTGAAGCAAGCACGGGCAGAAGCCGAGCGGATGCGGGGCATGGTTTCCCGGGGGGAGGATCCGGGCAGTGTACGCAAGGCCGGGCAGGAGGAAGAGGCGCGACGGCTTGCCGATGTACGCAAAGCCGAATCCGTTCAGGCCAACACCTTCGAGAAGCTCGCCCGGGAGTTCAGTTCGAGGGCAGGGGACCACCTGGACCCGCAATATGCCCAACTCAAGCTTCGGCAGCTGGAAAAGAACGTCTTCCCGTGGATCGGAGCGCGCCCCATCGCGGAACTTCGAGCGCCCGACATCCTGACCCCCTTGCGCTTGGTGGAGGACCGGGGCGCCCGGGAATCGGCCCATCGAATCCTTGGGTTTTGCGGGGAGATTTTCCGGTATGCGGTCTCTTTGGGTGTTTTGGATTCCGATCCAACCCGAGACCTTCGCGGTGTCCTGAAAAAGCCAATTGAAACCCACTTTGCGGCCCTCACCAATCCCGAGGAGGTGGGCGCCCTCCTGCGAGCGGTGGCCGGGTACACGGGCAACATGGAAACCCGGGTGGCCCTCCGGTTGGGAATCCTGACCTTTGTTCGGCCTGGGAATCTTCGGATGGCCGAATGGAGCGAATTCCACAACCTCGACACCCCGGATCGTGCGGAGTGGCGGATTCCCGGCGAGAAGATGAAGGTTCGCACGGGACGCGCCTTTGTGGTCCCTCTCGCCCGGCAGGCTGTGGACCTGGTCGAAAGGTTGCGCCCCTTGACCGGGAGCGGTGTCTACCTGTTTCCGTCGCCTCGCCCATCAAAGCCACCTCGCCCCATGTCGAACAACACGGTGAACGCAGCGCTTCGCCGCATGGGCTTCGAGTCCGACGAAATGACCGGCCACGGTGTCCGAGCAATGGCGCGCACGCTTTGCCATGAGGCCCTGGGCTTCGCTCCTGAGGTGCTCGAAGAGCAGCTGGCCCACGGCAAGGCCGGACCCCTGGGCGGCGCCTACGACCGGACCACGCATATGCCCGAGCGGCGGCGCCTCATGCAAGCTTGGGCGGACTACCTGGACACGTTGGAGAGGGGGGAGGGGTGA